Proteins co-encoded in one Muntiacus reevesi chromosome 13, mMunRee1.1, whole genome shotgun sequence genomic window:
- the PITPNM2 gene encoding membrane-associated phosphatidylinositol transfer protein 2 isoform X8 produces MIIKEYRIPLPMTVEEYRIAQLYMIQKKSRNETHGEGSGVEILENRPYTDGPGGSGQYTHKVYHVGMHIPSWFRSILPKAALRVVEESWNAYPYTRTRFTCPFVEKFSIDIETFYKTDAGENPNVFSLSPVEKNQLTIDFIDIVKDPVPPNEYKTEEDPKLFHSTKTQRGPLSENWIEEYKQQVFPIMCAYKLCKVEFRYWGMQSKIERFIHDTGLRKVMVRAHRQAWCWQDEWYGLNMDNIRELEKEAQLMLSRKMAQFNEEDKGAVELAKDEAAQDQASGEPSQPSSSSGEPLAGRGLKKQWSTSSKSSRSSKRGASPSRHSISEWRMQSIARDSDESSDDEFFDAHEDLSDSEEMFPKDITKWNSNDLMDKIESPEPEDSQDGLYRQSAPEFRVASSVEQLNIIEIKNKIFSLCSTCLKSLKKKRWKGRKRESPGQK; encoded by the exons AAGAAGAGTCGGAATGAGACGCATGGCGAAGGCAGCGGTGTGGAGATCCTGGAGAACCGGCCGTACACGGACGGCCCCGGCGGCTCCGGGCAATACACGCACAAGGTGTACCATGTGGGCATGCACATCCCCAGCTGGTTCCGCTCCATCCTGCCCAAGGCGGCCCTGCGGGTGGTGGAGGAGTCCTGGAACGCCTACCCCTACACCCGAACCAG GTTCACTTGCCCTTTTGTGGAGAAATTCTCCATCGACATCGAAACCTTTTATAAAACCGATGCTGGAGAAAACCCCAACGTTTTCAGCCTGTCTCCTGTGGAAAAGAACCAGCTGACAATCG ATTTCATTGACATTGTCAAGGACCCCGTGCCCCCCAACGAGTATAAGACGGAAGAGGACCCCAAGCTGTTCCACTCGACCAAGACCCAGCGGGGGCCCCTGTCGGAGAACTGGATCGAGGAGTACAAGCAGCAGGTGTTCCCCATCATGTGCGCCTACAAGCTCTGCAAGGTGGAGTTCCGCTACTGGGGCATGCAGTCCAAGATCGAGCGGTTCATCCACGACACGG GCCTGCGGAAGGTGATGGTGAGAGCCCACCGGCAGGCCTGGTGCTGGCAGGACGAATGGTACGGGCTGAACATGGACAACATCCGGGAGCTGGAGAAGGAGGCACAGCTCATGCTGTCCCGCAAAATGGCCCAGTTCAACGAGGAGGACAAAGGGGCCGTGGAGCTGGCCAAGGATGAGGCTGCCCAGGACCAGGCCTCCGGGGAGCCCtcccagcccagcagcagcagtggggagCCCCTGGCGGGCAGGGGTCTGAAGAAGCAGTGGTCCACATCCTCCAAGTCATCTCGGTCATCCAAACGGGGAG CGAGTCCTTCCCGCCACAGCATCTCGGAGTGGAGGATGCAGAGTATTGCCCGGGACTCAGACGAGAGCTCGGATGATGAGTTCTTCGATGCTCATG AGGACCTGTCTGACTCAGAGGAAATGTTCCCCAAGGACATCACCAAGTGGAACTCCAATGATCTCATGGACAAAATTGAAAGCCCTGAGCCAGAGGACTCACAGG ATGGTCTGTATCGCCAGAGCGCCCCTGAGTTCAGGGTGGCCTCCAGCGTGGAGCAGCTGAACATCATCGAG ATCAAAAATAAGATCTTCAGCTTGTGCTCAACCTGTCTGAAGTCcctgaagaaaaaaagatggaaggGGAGGAAACGAGAGTCACCTGGGCAGAAGTGA
- the PITPNM2 gene encoding membrane-associated phosphatidylinositol transfer protein 2 isoform X6 — translation MIIKEYRIPLPMTVEEYRIAQLYMIQKKSRNETHGEGSGVEILENRPYTDGPGGSGQYTHKVYHVGMHIPSWFRSILPKAALRVVEESWNAYPYTRTRFTCPFVEKFSIDIETFYKTDAGENPNVFSLSPVEKNQLTIDFIDIVKDPVPPNEYKTEEDPKLFHSTKTQRGPLSENWIEEYKQQVFPIMCAYKLCKVEFRYWGMQSKIERFIHDTGLRKVMVRAHRQAWCWQDEWYGLNMDNIRELEKEAQLMLSRKMAQFNEEDKGAVELAKDEAAQDQASGEPSQPSSSSGEPLAGRGLKKQWSTSSKSSRSSKRGASPSRHSISEWRMQSIARDSDESSDDEFFDAHEDLSDSEEMFPKDITKWNSNDLMDKIESPEPEDSQDGLYRQSAPEFRVASSVEQLNIIEDEVSPPLAAPPSKIHVLLLLLHGGTILDTGAGDPSSKQGDANTIATVFDTVMRVHYPSALGHLAIRLVPCPPICSDAFALVSDLSPYSHDEGCLSSSQDHIPLAALPLLATSSPQYQEAVATVIQRANLAYGDFIKSQEGVTFNGQVCLIGDCVGGILAFDALCCSNQPVSESQSSSRRGSVASVQDSDLLSPGSTVNAAHGSNLESSRHLSRSNIDIPRSNGAEDPKRQLPRKRSDSSTYELDTIQQHQAFLSSLHASVLRNEPSSRRSSSSTMLDGAGAVGKFDFEVADLFLFGCPLGLVLALRKTVIPSLDVFQLRPACQQVYNLFHPADPSASRLEPLLERRFHALPPFSIPRYQRYPLGDGCSTLLVETVQRNPELVLEGGPLAPLPPGDGFLETSIPVPALTSQDGPRPSPGCAESEALQAHNTVFQEHAAPSSPGSAPSTRGFRRASEISIASQVSGMAESYTASGIAQKAPAPLSHTPSVRRLSLLALPHPAPSTLGKRESAPRLPDLDISEVAAKWWGQKRIDYALYCPDALTAFPTVALPHLFHASYWESTDVVSFLLRQVMRHDNSSILELDGKEVSVFTPSKPREKWQRKRTHVKLRNVTANHRINDAVANEDGPQVLTGRFMYGPLDMVTLTGEKVDVHIMMQPPSGEWLYLDTLVTNSSGRVSYTIPETHRLGVGVYPIKMVVRARSSWFSASTAPSLPACPSWAATPKCGPGPWTWCGTGRTWATSSST, via the exons AAGAAGAGTCGGAATGAGACGCATGGCGAAGGCAGCGGTGTGGAGATCCTGGAGAACCGGCCGTACACGGACGGCCCCGGCGGCTCCGGGCAATACACGCACAAGGTGTACCATGTGGGCATGCACATCCCCAGCTGGTTCCGCTCCATCCTGCCCAAGGCGGCCCTGCGGGTGGTGGAGGAGTCCTGGAACGCCTACCCCTACACCCGAACCAG GTTCACTTGCCCTTTTGTGGAGAAATTCTCCATCGACATCGAAACCTTTTATAAAACCGATGCTGGAGAAAACCCCAACGTTTTCAGCCTGTCTCCTGTGGAAAAGAACCAGCTGACAATCG ATTTCATTGACATTGTCAAGGACCCCGTGCCCCCCAACGAGTATAAGACGGAAGAGGACCCCAAGCTGTTCCACTCGACCAAGACCCAGCGGGGGCCCCTGTCGGAGAACTGGATCGAGGAGTACAAGCAGCAGGTGTTCCCCATCATGTGCGCCTACAAGCTCTGCAAGGTGGAGTTCCGCTACTGGGGCATGCAGTCCAAGATCGAGCGGTTCATCCACGACACGG GCCTGCGGAAGGTGATGGTGAGAGCCCACCGGCAGGCCTGGTGCTGGCAGGACGAATGGTACGGGCTGAACATGGACAACATCCGGGAGCTGGAGAAGGAGGCACAGCTCATGCTGTCCCGCAAAATGGCCCAGTTCAACGAGGAGGACAAAGGGGCCGTGGAGCTGGCCAAGGATGAGGCTGCCCAGGACCAGGCCTCCGGGGAGCCCtcccagcccagcagcagcagtggggagCCCCTGGCGGGCAGGGGTCTGAAGAAGCAGTGGTCCACATCCTCCAAGTCATCTCGGTCATCCAAACGGGGAG CGAGTCCTTCCCGCCACAGCATCTCGGAGTGGAGGATGCAGAGTATTGCCCGGGACTCAGACGAGAGCTCGGATGATGAGTTCTTCGATGCTCATG AGGACCTGTCTGACTCAGAGGAAATGTTCCCCAAGGACATCACCAAGTGGAACTCCAATGATCTCATGGACAAAATTGAAAGCCCTGAGCCAGAGGACTCACAGG ATGGTCTGTATCGCCAGAGCGCCCCTGAGTTCAGGGTGGCCTCCAGCGTGGAGCAGCTGAACATCATCGAG GACGAGGTCAGCCCTCCGCTGGCCGCACCGCCCTCCAAAATccacgtgctgctgctgctgctgcacggAGGCACCATCCTGGACACGGGCGCCGGGGACCCCAGCTCCAAGCAGGGAGACGCCAACACCATTGCCACCGTGTTCGACACCGTCATGCGCGTGCACTACCCCAGCGCCCTCGGCCACCTCGCCATCCGCCTGGTGCCCTGCCCGCCCATCTGCTCCGATGCCTTCGCCCTCGTCTCCGA cctcaGCCCCTACAGCCATGATGAAGGCTGTCTATCCAGCAGCCAGGACCACATCCCCTTGGCTGCCCTGCCCCTGCTGGCAACCTCCTCGCCCCAGTACCAGGAGGCCGTTGCCACAGTGATTCAGCGGGCCAACCTCGCCTACGGGGACTTCATCAAGTCCCAGGAGGGTGTGACCTTCAACGGGCAG GTCTGCCTGATCGGGGACTGCGTCGGGGGCATCCTGGCATTCGATGCCTTATGCTGCAGCAACCAGCCAGTGTCTGAGAGTCAGAGCAGCAGCCGCCGGGGCAGTGTGGCCAGCGTGCAG GACTCTGACCTGCTGTCCCCGGGCTCGACGGTCAACGCGGCACATGGCAGCAACCTGGAGAGCAGCCGGCACCTGAGCCGCAGCAACATCGACATCCCCCGGAGCAACGGCGCTGAAGACCCCAAACGGCAGCTACCCCGCAAGAGGAGTGACTCGTCCACCTATGAGCTGGACACGATCCAGcagcaccaggccttcctgtccag CCTCCACGCCAGTGTGCTGAGGAACGAGCCCAGCTCCCGCCGCTCGAGCAGCTCCACCATGCTGGATGGCGCAGGGGCCGTGGGCAAGTTCGACTTCGAGGTCGCTGACCTCTTCCTCTTCGGGTGCCCCCTGGGGCTGGTCCTTGCCTTGAGGAAGACGGTCATCCCCTCCCTGGATG TTTTCCAGCTGCGGCCCGCCTGCCAACAAGTCTACAACCTCTTCCACCCCGCTGACCCGTCGGCCTCGCGCCTGGAGCCGCTGCTGGAGCGGCGATTCCACGCCCTGCCGCCTTTCAGCATCCCCCGCTACCAGCGCTACCCGCTGGGGGACGGCTGCTCCACGCTGCTGG TCGAGACCGTGCAGAGAAACCCCGAGCTGGTCTTGGAGGGCGGCCCCCTGGCCCCTCTCCCTCCCGGGGACGGCTTCCTGGAAACCAGTATCCCCGTGCCCGCGCTCACCTCGCAAGACGGGCCCCGCCCGAGCCCGGGCTGCGCTGAGT CAGAGGCACTCCAGGCCCACAACACGGTCTTCCAAGAGCACGCGGCCCCCTCCTCACCCGGCTCAGCCCCCAGCACCCGAGGTTTCCGCCGGGCCAGCGAGATCAGCATCGCCAGCCAGGTGTCAGGCATGGCCGAGAGCTACACGGCATCCGGCATCGCCCAGA AGGCCCCAGCTCCACTCAGCCACACCCCCAGCGTCAGGCGCCTGTCCCTGcttgccctcccccacccagccccctccACCCTGGGCAAGCGGGAGAGCGCCCCTCGCCTCCCTGACTTGGACATCAGTGAAG TCGCTGCGAAGTGGTGGGGCCAGAAGAGGATCGACTATGCCCTGTACTGCCCCGACGCCCTGACGGCCTTCCCCACCGTGGCCCTGCCCCACCTCTTCCACGCCAGCTACTGGGAGTCGACGGATGTGGTCTCCTTCCTGCTGAGACAG GTCATGAGGCACGACAACTCCAGCATCTTGGAGCTGGACGGCAAGGAGGTCTCGGTGTTCACCCCCTCGAAGCCGAGAGAGAAGTGGCAGCGCAAGAGGACCCATGTGAAGCTTCGG AATGTGACAGCCAACCACCGGATCAATGATGCGGTCGCCAACGAGGATGGCCCGCAGGTCCTGACGGGCCGGTTCATGTACGGGCCCCTGGACATGGTCACCCTGACCGGGGAGAAG GTGGACGTGCACATCATGATGCAGCCGCCCTCGGGTGAGTGGCTGTACCTCGACACGCTGGTGACCAACAGCAGTGGGCGCGTCTCCTACACCATCCCCGAGACTCATCGCCTAGGTGTGGGTGTTTACCCCATCAAGATGGTGGTCAG GGCACGGAGTTCGTGGTTTTCAGCATCGACGGCTCCTTCGCTGCCAGCGTGTCCATCATGGGCAGCGACCCCAAAGTGCGGGCCGGGGCCGTGGACGTGGTGCG GCACTGGCAGGACCTGGGCTACCTCATCATCTACGTGA